In Streptomyces hawaiiensis, one genomic interval encodes:
- a CDS encoding TetR/AcrR family transcriptional regulator C-terminal domain-containing protein, protein MSRSRTTDKSPIPSVWTREQRRTDQPALSRDAIVREAIAMLDAEGIEALSMRKLGARLNAGATSLYRHVATKDELMELAVDEVAAEIHVPPADSPDWRAAVTEAAGSFRTTALRHPWLTLVLGQAGLAYLGPNYMSFSERLAALFTAAGFPEPSRAIDAVFSYVIGMSTTEAAWLTTVARSGESESQFVARLLPTARQVSAGYDHLAAADAGAADQAVDPARIRDDKFAYGLEVVLDGLALRLPE, encoded by the coding sequence ATGAGCAGGAGCAGGACGACGGACAAGAGCCCGATCCCGTCCGTCTGGACCCGTGAGCAGCGCCGGACCGACCAGCCCGCGCTGAGCCGGGACGCGATCGTGCGCGAGGCGATCGCGATGCTGGACGCCGAGGGCATCGAGGCACTCAGCATGCGCAAGCTCGGCGCCCGCCTGAACGCCGGCGCGACGTCGCTGTACCGGCATGTCGCCACGAAGGACGAGCTGATGGAGCTCGCGGTGGACGAGGTCGCCGCCGAGATCCACGTCCCGCCGGCGGACAGTCCCGACTGGCGCGCGGCCGTCACCGAGGCGGCCGGGTCCTTCCGTACGACGGCGCTACGGCACCCCTGGCTGACCCTGGTGCTGGGGCAGGCGGGGCTCGCCTATCTGGGGCCGAACTACATGAGTTTCTCGGAGCGACTGGCGGCCCTCTTCACGGCCGCGGGATTCCCCGAGCCGAGCCGCGCGATCGACGCCGTCTTCTCGTACGTCATCGGCATGTCCACCACGGAGGCCGCCTGGCTCACCACCGTCGCCCGTTCCGGCGAGAGCGAGTCGCAGTTCGTGGCCCGGCTGCTGCCCACGGCCCGGCAGGTCTCCGCCGGCTACGACCACCTGGCGGCCGCCGATGCCGGGGCCGCCGACCAGGCCGTCGACCCGGCCCGGATCCGTGACGACAAGTTCGCCTACGGCCTGGAGGTCGTCCTGGACGGCCTGGCGCTGCGCCTGCCCGAGTAA
- a CDS encoding AI-2E family transporter has protein sequence MQDTQQAPLLPGPARRLAAWCALLLLVAGVVYVGIRLVVEFRTAVVPVLLALLGTALLGPLHRRLVKAGVQRSVAAGLTCVAVVAVVGGAVYIVVAALIDTGDEIVASLKQAARGVSAHFGAAGTSLDDLASNARELLGKFGGTAASGVISGVSVVGESIAMAVLALLLVFFFLRDSDKAAGTLRSLSPRGSADTLEAMARRALRAVEGFMRGTTLIALIDALCITVGLLVLDVPGAAGLGALVFVGAYIPYLGAFLSGAVAVLVALADRGFVIALWALGVVLAVQVLEGHVLQPMIQSRTVQMHPAVVMVTITAGASVAGVLGMLLAVPLTAAAFGIVQELRTRYGDQGASQAGGP, from the coding sequence GTGCAGGACACCCAGCAGGCCCCTCTCCTCCCCGGCCCCGCCCGGCGCCTCGCCGCCTGGTGCGCGCTGCTCCTGCTCGTCGCCGGGGTCGTCTACGTCGGGATCCGGCTGGTCGTGGAGTTCCGGACCGCCGTCGTGCCCGTGCTGCTCGCTCTGCTCGGGACGGCCCTGCTCGGGCCGCTGCACCGGCGGCTCGTGAAGGCCGGGGTGCAGCGGTCGGTCGCGGCCGGGCTCACCTGTGTCGCGGTGGTCGCCGTGGTCGGCGGGGCCGTGTACATCGTGGTCGCCGCGCTCATCGACACCGGTGACGAGATCGTCGCCTCGCTCAAGCAGGCCGCCCGGGGCGTCTCCGCGCACTTCGGGGCGGCCGGGACCTCGCTCGACGACCTCGCCTCCAACGCCCGGGAACTGCTGGGCAAGTTCGGCGGTACGGCCGCCTCCGGCGTGATCAGCGGCGTCAGCGTGGTCGGCGAGTCCATCGCCATGGCCGTCCTCGCGCTGCTGCTCGTCTTCTTCTTCCTGCGCGACTCCGACAAGGCCGCCGGGACGCTGCGATCCCTGTCGCCCCGCGGATCGGCCGACACCCTGGAGGCCATGGCGCGGCGGGCGCTGAGGGCCGTCGAGGGCTTCATGCGCGGCACCACCCTCATCGCCCTGATCGACGCGCTCTGCATCACCGTGGGGCTGCTCGTCCTCGACGTGCCCGGCGCGGCCGGACTGGGTGCGCTGGTCTTCGTCGGCGCCTACATCCCCTACCTCGGCGCCTTCCTCTCGGGCGCCGTGGCCGTGCTGGTCGCGCTGGCCGACCGGGGATTCGTCATCGCGCTGTGGGCGCTCGGCGTGGTCCTCGCGGTGCAGGTGCTGGAAGGACACGTGCTCCAGCCGATGATCCAGAGCCGGACCGTGCAGATGCATCCGGCGGTGGTGATGGTGACGATCACGGCCGGGGCGTCCGTCGCCGGAGTGCTCGGCATGCTCCTCGCCGTGCCGCTCACCGCCGCGGCCTTCGGCATCGTCCAGGAACTGCGCACCCGCTACGGCGATCAGGGGGCGTCGCAGGCCGGAGGGCCGTGA
- a CDS encoding acyl-CoA dehydrogenase, translating to MGHYKSNLRDIEFNLFEVLGRDKVYGTGLFEEMDVETAKSILEELTRLSENELAESFIDADRNPPVFDPETNTAPVPASFKKSYQAFMDSEYWRLGVPEEIGGTTSPRSLIWAYAELILGANPAVWMYSSGPAFAGILFEEGNEVQKHIAKVAVEKQWGSTMVLTEPDAGSDVGAGRTKAVQQEDGSWHIEGVKRFITSGEHDMSENILHYVLARPEGAGPGTKGLSLFLVPKYLFDFETGELGERNGVYATNVEHKMGLKASNTCEMTFGDQHPAKGWLIGDKHDGIRQMFRIIEFARMMVGTKAISTLSTGYLNALEYAKERVQGPDLANFMDKTAPKVTVTHHPDVRRSLMTQKAYAEGMRALVMYTASIQDAIQIKEAAGEDPATEHALNDLLLPIVKGYGSEKGYEQLAQSLQTFGGSGFLQEYPIEQYIRDSKIDTLYEGTTAIQGQDFFFRKIVRNQGAALNSLAEDIKKFLALGTGGEELAGAREHLAKAAVELEAIVGLMLTDLAATEQDVKNIYKVGLNTTRLLMASGDVVVGYLLLKGAAIAAEKLETASAKAVSSKDVAFYTGKIAAAKFFAANVLPGVTLARKVAEGVELDLMELDEAAF from the coding sequence ATGGGGCACTACAAGTCGAATCTCCGCGACATCGAGTTCAACCTCTTCGAGGTACTCGGGCGGGACAAGGTGTACGGCACCGGCCTGTTCGAGGAGATGGACGTCGAGACCGCGAAGAGCATCCTGGAGGAGCTGACCCGCCTCTCGGAGAACGAGCTGGCGGAGTCCTTCATCGACGCCGACCGCAACCCGCCGGTCTTCGACCCGGAGACCAACACCGCGCCCGTCCCGGCGTCCTTCAAGAAGAGCTACCAGGCCTTCATGGACTCCGAGTACTGGCGCCTCGGCGTGCCCGAGGAGATCGGCGGCACCACCTCGCCCCGCTCCCTGATCTGGGCCTACGCCGAGCTCATCCTGGGCGCCAACCCGGCCGTATGGATGTACTCCTCGGGCCCGGCGTTCGCCGGCATCCTCTTCGAGGAGGGCAACGAGGTCCAGAAGCACATAGCCAAGGTCGCCGTGGAGAAGCAGTGGGGCTCCACGATGGTGCTCACCGAGCCCGACGCGGGCTCCGACGTGGGCGCCGGCCGCACCAAGGCCGTGCAGCAGGAGGACGGCTCCTGGCACATCGAGGGCGTGAAGCGCTTCATCACGTCCGGTGAGCACGACATGTCGGAGAACATCCTCCACTACGTGCTGGCCCGCCCCGAGGGCGCCGGCCCCGGTACCAAGGGCCTGTCCCTCTTCCTCGTCCCGAAGTACCTCTTCGACTTCGAGACCGGCGAGCTGGGCGAGCGCAACGGCGTCTACGCCACGAACGTCGAGCACAAGATGGGCCTGAAGGCCTCCAACACCTGCGAGATGACCTTCGGCGACCAGCACCCCGCCAAGGGCTGGCTGATCGGCGACAAGCACGACGGCATCCGCCAGATGTTCCGCATCATCGAGTTCGCCCGCATGATGGTCGGCACGAAGGCGATCTCCACGCTCTCCACGGGCTACCTGAACGCGCTGGAGTACGCCAAGGAGCGCGTCCAGGGACCGGACCTCGCGAACTTCATGGACAAGACCGCGCCCAAGGTCACCGTCACCCACCACCCCGACGTGCGCCGCTCGCTGATGACGCAGAAGGCGTACGCGGAGGGCATGCGCGCCCTGGTGATGTACACCGCCTCGATCCAGGACGCGATCCAGATCAAGGAGGCCGCCGGCGAGGACCCCGCCACCGAGCACGCGCTGAACGACCTGCTCCTGCCCATCGTCAAGGGCTACGGCTCCGAGAAGGGCTACGAGCAGCTCGCCCAGTCGCTGCAGACCTTCGGCGGCTCCGGCTTCCTGCAGGAGTACCCGATCGAGCAGTACATCCGGGACTCCAAGATCGACACCCTCTACGAGGGCACCACGGCGATCCAGGGCCAGGACTTCTTCTTCCGGAAGATCGTCCGCAACCAGGGCGCCGCGCTGAACTCCCTCGCCGAGGACATCAAGAAGTTCCTGGCGCTCGGCACGGGTGGCGAGGAGCTGGCCGGTGCCCGCGAGCACCTCGCCAAGGCCGCGGTCGAGCTGGAGGCCATCGTCGGCCTGATGCTCACCGACCTCGCCGCCACCGAGCAGGACGTCAAGAACATCTACAAGGTCGGGCTCAACACCACCCGCCTGCTGATGGCCTCCGGTGACGTGGTCGTCGGCTACCTGCTGCTCAAGGGCGCCGCCATCGCCGCCGAGAAGCTGGAGACCGCCTCCGCCAAGGCTGTGTCTTCCAAGGATGTGGCCTTCTACACCGGCAAGATCGCCGCCGCGAAGTTCTTCGCCGCCAACGTCCTGCCGGGCGTCACCCTGGCCCGCAAGGTCGCCGAGGGCGTCGAGCTGGACCTGATGGAGCTGGACGAGGCCGCGTTCTGA
- a CDS encoding pirin family protein produces the protein MPAVTVENPLTLPRVTAPADAVARPVLTVTTAPSGFEGEGFPVRRAFAGINYRHLDPFIMMDQMGEVEYAPGEPKGTPWHPHRGFETVTYIIDGIFDHQDSNGGGGTITNGDTQWMTAGSGLLHIEAPPEHLVVSGGLFHGLQLWVNLPAKDKMMAPRYQDIRGGSVQLLSTPDGGALLRVIAGELDGHAGPGITHTPITMVHATLAPGAELTLPWREDFNGLAYVLAGRGSVGPDRRPVHMGQTAVFGAGSSLTVRADEKQDSSTPDLEVVLLGGQPIREPMAHYGPFVMNTKEELMQAFEDFQKGRLGTVPAVHGMTASGPQN, from the coding sequence ATGCCTGCAGTGACCGTCGAGAACCCGTTGACGCTGCCCCGCGTGACCGCGCCGGCCGACGCCGTGGCACGTCCCGTGCTCACCGTCACGACCGCTCCTAGCGGTTTCGAGGGCGAGGGCTTCCCGGTGCGCCGGGCGTTCGCGGGGATCAACTACCGCCATCTCGACCCGTTCATCATGATGGACCAGATGGGCGAGGTGGAGTACGCGCCGGGCGAGCCCAAGGGCACGCCGTGGCACCCGCACCGCGGCTTCGAGACCGTCACGTACATCATCGACGGCATCTTCGACCACCAGGACTCCAACGGCGGTGGCGGCACCATCACCAACGGGGACACCCAGTGGATGACCGCGGGCTCGGGTCTGCTGCACATCGAGGCCCCACCGGAGCATCTCGTCGTGTCCGGCGGGCTCTTCCACGGCCTGCAGCTGTGGGTGAACCTCCCGGCCAAGGACAAGATGATGGCCCCGCGCTACCAGGACATCCGCGGCGGCTCGGTCCAGCTGCTCAGCACCCCCGACGGCGGCGCCCTGCTGCGGGTCATCGCCGGTGAGCTGGACGGGCACGCGGGCCCCGGCATCACCCACACTCCGATCACGATGGTCCACGCGACCCTCGCGCCGGGGGCGGAGCTCACGCTGCCGTGGCGCGAGGACTTCAACGGGCTGGCGTACGTGCTGGCCGGCCGCGGCAGTGTCGGCCCCGACCGCCGCCCGGTCCACATGGGTCAGACGGCCGTCTTCGGCGCGGGCTCCTCGCTGACCGTCCGCGCGGACGAGAAGCAGGACTCCTCCACGCCGGACCTCGAGGTCGTCCTGCTCGGCGGACAGCCCATCCGCGAACCCATGGCCCACTACGGCCCGTTCGTCATGAACACCAAGGAAGAACTCATGCAGGCCTTCGAGGACTTCCAGAAGGGCCGCCTGGGCACGGTGCCGGCGGTGCACGGCATGACCGCGAGCGGTCCGCAGAACTGA
- a CDS encoding intradiol ring-cleavage dioxygenase yields the protein MTGRHDESPPEHGGGLSHDLPVLARRRMIRLMAGASLLPLVGCTSQETTSAPPSSSASSAGCAEIPEETAGPFPGDGSNGVNVLKESGVVRSDITQSFGDSAGGTAEGVPLTITLTVVDAASGCGTPKQGAAVYVWHCDRDGAYSLYSEGVTEENYLRGVQETDEKGRVTFTSIFPGCYPGRWPHVHFEVYGSLADATAATSITNTSQLAFPEDVCDTVYATDGYGDSVRNLSSLSLEDDGIFSDGHDRQLAAMTGSTADGYTAALTVPV from the coding sequence ATGACCGGACGCCATGACGAGAGCCCGCCCGAGCACGGCGGAGGCCTCTCCCACGACCTCCCCGTCCTCGCCCGCCGCCGGATGATCCGGCTGATGGCGGGCGCGAGCCTGCTCCCGCTGGTGGGCTGTACGTCGCAGGAGACGACCTCGGCTCCCCCCTCCTCGTCCGCCTCGTCCGCGGGTTGCGCGGAGATCCCCGAGGAGACGGCCGGCCCGTTTCCCGGCGACGGCTCCAACGGCGTGAACGTGCTGAAGGAGAGCGGGGTCGTCCGCAGCGACATCACCCAGAGCTTCGGCGACTCTGCGGGCGGCACCGCCGAGGGGGTGCCCCTGACGATCACGCTGACGGTGGTGGACGCGGCCTCCGGCTGCGGGACGCCGAAGCAGGGCGCCGCCGTCTACGTGTGGCACTGCGACCGGGACGGCGCCTACTCCCTGTACTCCGAGGGCGTCACCGAGGAGAACTACCTGCGGGGCGTCCAGGAGACGGACGAGAAGGGCCGGGTCACGTTCACGAGCATCTTCCCCGGCTGCTACCCGGGCCGCTGGCCGCACGTCCACTTCGAGGTCTACGGCAGCCTCGCCGACGCCACCGCGGCCACGTCGATCACGAACACCTCGCAGCTCGCCTTCCCGGAGGACGTCTGCGACACGGTGTACGCCACGGACGGCTACGGCGACAGCGTGCGGAACCTGAGCAGCCTCTCCCTGGAGGACGACGGCATCTTCAGCGACGGTCACGACCGGCAGCTGGCGGCGATGACGGGCAGCACGGCGGACGGCTACACCGCGGCCTTGACCGTTCCGGTGTGA
- a CDS encoding MFS transporter encodes MEARNPRRWWILIVLCLSTLVLVVDNMALTVAVPALTEDLGASAQDMQWILDSYVLVFAGLLLTSGSLGDRFGRRKVMLIGLLLFGAASLGAVFCSTPGELIAVRIAMGVGGALIMPSTLSILITVFDEDERPKAMAAWGSVSMLGLVGSPVLGGVLIDHFAWQAIFLINVPIVALALLAGVLLMPESKAPWQKPDPLGAVLSAVGMTFLVWWIIEIPQHGAFGGRSLLVLAVAVVALAGFVTWQNITPTPMVPLVLFKHRDFSGGSLSLALVQIGNAGLLLVLTQYLQFVLGWSAVKAGLAFLPLAVAALAGNAAGAQLAVKAGNRFVILGGMLLMAVSFGLLTTLSADSGFTVPAVALGILGLGAGLAMPAAVAALMSTIPEDKAGVGSALNDTVQQSGTALGIAILGSLLSGGYTDEMPAGAPEQARESIGGALAVAGGDAELVRAAREAFTASMSTTFTISAIGVLAAAVVATLVMRDRKPTPAGAASEERELVA; translated from the coding sequence ATGGAAGCCCGCAATCCACGCCGCTGGTGGATCCTGATCGTGCTGTGCCTCAGCACGCTGGTCCTGGTCGTCGACAACATGGCGCTGACGGTCGCGGTGCCCGCGCTGACCGAGGACCTCGGGGCGAGCGCCCAGGACATGCAGTGGATCCTCGACTCCTACGTCCTGGTCTTCGCCGGGCTGCTGCTCACCTCGGGAAGCCTGGGGGACCGCTTCGGGCGCCGGAAGGTGATGCTGATCGGGCTGCTGCTGTTCGGGGCGGCGTCACTGGGGGCGGTGTTCTGCTCCACTCCCGGTGAGCTGATCGCGGTGCGGATCGCGATGGGCGTCGGCGGGGCGCTGATCATGCCCTCGACGCTGTCGATCCTGATCACCGTCTTCGACGAGGACGAGCGGCCCAAGGCGATGGCCGCGTGGGGTTCGGTGTCGATGCTGGGGCTGGTCGGCAGCCCGGTGCTCGGCGGGGTGCTGATCGACCACTTCGCCTGGCAGGCGATCTTCCTGATCAACGTGCCGATCGTCGCTCTCGCGCTGCTGGCCGGGGTGCTGCTGATGCCGGAGTCGAAGGCGCCCTGGCAGAAGCCGGACCCGCTGGGCGCGGTGCTGTCGGCGGTGGGCATGACCTTCCTGGTGTGGTGGATCATCGAGATCCCGCAGCACGGCGCGTTCGGCGGCCGCTCCCTGCTCGTCCTGGCCGTCGCGGTGGTCGCCCTGGCCGGCTTCGTGACCTGGCAGAACATCACGCCCACGCCGATGGTCCCGCTGGTCCTGTTCAAGCATCGCGACTTCAGCGGCGGCTCGCTCTCCCTGGCGCTCGTCCAGATCGGCAACGCCGGTCTGCTGCTGGTGCTGACGCAGTACCTCCAGTTCGTGCTCGGCTGGTCCGCGGTCAAGGCGGGCCTGGCCTTCCTTCCGCTGGCCGTGGCCGCGCTGGCCGGCAACGCGGCCGGGGCGCAGCTCGCCGTGAAGGCGGGCAACCGGTTCGTCATCCTCGGCGGGATGCTGCTGATGGCCGTCTCCTTCGGGCTGCTGACCACGCTCAGCGCCGACAGCGGGTTCACGGTCCCTGCCGTGGCGCTGGGGATCCTGGGTCTGGGTGCCGGTCTGGCCATGCCGGCCGCTGTGGCCGCGCTGATGAGCACCATCCCGGAGGACAAGGCGGGCGTCGGCTCGGCCCTCAACGACACCGTCCAGCAGTCCGGTACCGCCCTCGGCATCGCGATCCTCGGCTCCCTGCTCTCCGGCGGCTACACGGACGAGATGCCGGCCGGTGCCCCGGAGCAGGCCCGGGAGTCCATCGGCGGGGCGCTGGCCGTCGCCGGCGGCGACGCGGAGCTGGTGCGGGCGGCCCGGGAGGCCTTCACCGCCTCGATGTCCACGACCTTCACGATCAGCGCGATCGGCGTGCTGGCCGCGGCGGTCGTGGCCACGCTGGTGATGCGGGACCGCAAGCCCACACCGGCCGGGGCCGCGAGCGAGGAGCGCGAGCTGGTCGCCTGA
- a CDS encoding SseB family protein, with amino-acid sequence MYGYDQTAGPQGQYAPPQQPMSGGYGQQSPLYPEPSPPSLTDAVRAFTTGQMAAEDFQQVFATSKVYCPRGDNPGFLALHNTQQPVIPMFSTLKELRRYAGKESKYFVITGAEVLDLLPTGYGFVLDMEGEHRMVFDAKAVEQMVEFAMRRMYG; translated from the coding sequence ATGTACGGCTACGACCAGACAGCGGGCCCGCAAGGGCAGTACGCCCCTCCGCAGCAGCCGATGTCCGGCGGGTACGGGCAGCAGTCGCCGCTGTACCCCGAGCCGTCCCCGCCCTCCCTCACGGACGCGGTGCGCGCCTTCACCACCGGACAGATGGCCGCCGAGGACTTCCAGCAGGTCTTCGCGACGTCGAAGGTCTACTGCCCGCGCGGCGACAACCCCGGTTTCCTCGCCCTGCACAACACCCAGCAGCCGGTGATCCCGATGTTCAGCACGCTCAAGGAACTGCGTCGGTACGCGGGCAAGGAGTCCAAGTACTTCGTGATCACCGGTGCCGAGGTGCTGGATCTGCTGCCGACCGGCTACGGCTTCGTCCTCGACATGGAGGGCGAGCACCGCATGGTGTTCGACGCGAAGGCCGTGGAGCAGATGGTCGAGTTCGCCATGCGCCGGATGTATGGCTAG
- a CDS encoding SpoIIE family protein phosphatase has translation MRTGEPLPAVGEALAALATGLWHWDTATGLVTVDAEAARLLGLPAEPVSLTEAQARARLHPVDWNEITGVIQLAVAEGTLAEVRIRIMDEQGRVVRIVRSRSKPSFDRVRKAYRLIGTLQEVTEPTPGTPAGRSAVTGDWRRSREAFLLDAGRALAEARSTQEVLRVTANLSMPGFSPDGLAVFGVSGDRLTIIGHHGQQRGTENPFSDMPLDTDYPAAEVVRTGRAVYLSSAEQYKARYPLTWPLAERFGRRSWAFLPLTVAGRTMGAWMAAFTYPVAFTPDERSVLATVARMLAQALTRAGVAESERALTDGLQRTMLPRLGPQRIPGMSVAARYVPTGGGLQVGGDWYDVIPLPSGRFALVIGDVQGHDVRAAGLMGQLRIALRAYASEGHRPDAVLSRASRFLHGIGDEDPADARFATCVYVEVDPATGVLDIARAGHPDPAIRMADGTVLTRPTSGGLPLGIDPDADYPTTRLALEPGETMLICTDGLLETGGHDLDTGWQRLRVILEDHKGDLEELADTLVQAVHGPSSHHTTGPLADRREDDIAMLLLSRDGGGCGCGDAMTVRPAVRRSVLTVAQAEPERVAISRQQLRELLHDWASPDQVDSAVLLLSELLTNVLVHTDSDALLVAEITGEVGGRRLRIEVTDGGDDLPHKRRPGELASSGRGLVLIELLAHAWGVDPRGEGKSIWFELYESVNGSGDGSWSP, from the coding sequence ATGCGCACTGGCGAGCCTCTGCCCGCCGTGGGGGAGGCTCTCGCCGCCCTCGCGACCGGCCTGTGGCACTGGGACACCGCCACCGGGCTGGTCACGGTCGACGCCGAGGCAGCCCGGTTGCTCGGGCTGCCCGCCGAACCGGTCAGTCTCACGGAGGCCCAGGCCCGGGCCCGGCTGCACCCGGTCGACTGGAACGAGATCACCGGCGTGATCCAGCTGGCCGTGGCCGAGGGCACCCTCGCCGAGGTCCGGATCCGGATCATGGACGAGCAGGGCCGGGTCGTCCGGATCGTCCGCAGCCGCTCCAAACCGTCCTTCGACCGGGTCCGAAAGGCGTACCGGCTGATCGGCACCCTCCAGGAGGTCACCGAGCCGACGCCGGGCACCCCGGCCGGGCGCAGCGCGGTCACCGGGGACTGGCGGCGCTCGCGGGAGGCGTTCCTGCTGGACGCGGGCCGGGCGCTGGCCGAGGCGCGCTCCACCCAGGAGGTCCTGCGGGTCACGGCGAATCTGTCGATGCCCGGGTTCTCCCCGGACGGGCTGGCGGTGTTCGGCGTCTCGGGCGATCGCCTGACGATCATCGGCCACCACGGGCAGCAGCGGGGCACCGAGAACCCTTTCTCGGACATGCCGCTGGACACGGACTACCCGGCCGCCGAGGTGGTGCGGACCGGCCGGGCCGTGTACCTGTCCTCCGCCGAGCAGTACAAGGCCCGCTATCCGCTGACCTGGCCGCTCGCCGAGCGCTTCGGCCGCCGCTCCTGGGCGTTCCTGCCGCTGACGGTGGCCGGGCGCACGATGGGCGCGTGGATGGCGGCGTTCACCTACCCGGTGGCGTTCACCCCGGACGAGCGGTCCGTGCTGGCGACGGTGGCACGGATGCTGGCGCAGGCCCTGACCCGGGCGGGCGTGGCCGAGAGCGAGCGGGCCCTGACCGACGGGCTCCAGCGCACGATGCTGCCGAGGCTCGGGCCGCAGCGCATCCCGGGCATGAGCGTCGCCGCCCGTTACGTCCCCACCGGCGGCGGACTCCAGGTCGGCGGCGACTGGTACGACGTGATCCCGCTGCCCAGCGGGCGGTTCGCGCTGGTCATCGGTGACGTCCAGGGCCATGACGTACGGGCGGCGGGGCTCATGGGCCAGCTGCGGATCGCCCTGCGCGCCTACGCCTCGGAGGGCCACCGCCCGGACGCGGTGCTGTCGCGTGCCTCCCGCTTCCTGCACGGCATCGGCGACGAGGACCCGGCCGATGCGCGCTTCGCGACCTGCGTCTACGTCGAGGTCGACCCGGCGACCGGGGTGCTGGACATCGCCCGTGCCGGGCATCCGGACCCGGCGATCCGGATGGCCGACGGCACGGTGCTGACCCGGCCGACGTCGGGTGGTCTGCCGCTGGGCATCGACCCGGACGCCGACTACCCCACGACCCGGCTCGCCCTGGAACCCGGCGAGACCATGCTGATCTGCACGGACGGCCTGCTCGAGACCGGCGGCCACGACCTGGACACCGGCTGGCAGCGACTGCGCGTGATCCTGGAGGACCACAAGGGCGATCTGGAGGAACTCGCCGACACCCTGGTGCAGGCCGTGCACGGGCCGTCCTCGCACCACACCACCGGCCCGCTGGCGGACCGCCGCGAGGACGACATCGCGATGCTGCTGCTGAGCCGGGACGGCGGCGGCTGCGGCTGCGGTGACGCGATGACCGTACGGCCTGCGGTACGGCGCTCGGTGCTGACCGTCGCGCAGGCCGAACCCGAGCGGGTCGCGATCTCCCGGCAGCAGCTGCGCGAGCTGCTGCACGACTGGGCCTCGCCCGACCAGGTCGACTCGGCGGTGCTGCTGCTGTCCGAGCTGCTGACGAACGTCCTCGTGCACACCGACTCCGACGCGCTGCTGGTCGCCGAGATCACGGGCGAGGTGGGCGGGCGGCGGCTGCGGATCGAGGTCACGGACGGCGGCGACGACCTGCCGCACAAGCGCAGACCCGGGGAGCTGGCGTCCTCCGGCCGCGGCCTGGTGCTGATCGAACTGCTCGCGCACGCCTGGGGGGTGGACCCGCGCGGCGAGGGCAAGAGCATCTGGTTCGAGCTCTACGAGTCCGTGAACGGCTCGGGAGACGGCTCCTGGTCGCCGTAG
- a CDS encoding M18 family aminopeptidase, translating to MTEPARFDRGHTDDLMTFLAASPTPYHAVATAAERLEKAGFRQVAETDAWDGTSGGKYVLRGGAIVAWYVPEGAAPHTPFRIVGAHTDSPNLRVKPLPDTGAHGWRQVAVEIYGGPLLNSWLDRDLGIAGRLTLRDGSTRLVDVDRPLLRVPQLAIHLDRSVTADGLKLDKQRHMQPVWGLGHDVRDGDLIAFLEETAGIPAGEVTGWDLMTHSVEPPAYLGRDRELLAGPRMDNLLSVHAGTAALAAVASSSSQPASIPVLAAFDHEENGSQSDTGADGPLLGNVLERSVFARGGSYEDRARAFAGTVCLSSDTGHAVHPNYAERHDPTHHPRVNGGPILKVNVNNRYATDGSGRAEFTAACEAADVPFQSFVSNNSMPCGTTIGPITAARHGIRTVDIGVAILSMHSVRELCGADDPFLLANALTAFLER from the coding sequence ATGACCGAACCAGCCCGCTTCGACCGCGGCCACACCGACGACCTCATGACCTTCCTGGCGGCGAGCCCCACGCCGTACCACGCCGTGGCCACAGCCGCCGAGCGGCTGGAGAAGGCCGGCTTCAGGCAGGTCGCCGAGACGGACGCCTGGGACGGGACGAGCGGCGGCAAGTACGTGCTGCGCGGCGGCGCGATCGTCGCCTGGTACGTGCCGGAGGGCGCCGCACCCCACACGCCCTTCCGGATCGTCGGCGCCCACACCGACTCCCCCAACCTGCGCGTCAAGCCGCTCCCCGACACCGGGGCGCACGGCTGGCGCCAGGTGGCGGTGGAGATCTACGGCGGGCCGCTGCTCAACTCCTGGCTGGACCGCGACCTCGGCATCGCCGGCCGCCTGACCCTGCGCGACGGCTCGACGCGCCTGGTGGACGTCGACCGGCCGCTGCTGCGCGTCCCGCAGCTCGCCATCCACCTGGACCGCTCGGTGACGGCCGACGGCCTCAAGCTCGACAAGCAGCGGCACATGCAGCCGGTCTGGGGCCTCGGCCACGACGTCCGCGACGGCGACCTGATCGCCTTCCTGGAGGAGACGGCCGGCATCCCGGCGGGCGAGGTCACCGGCTGGGACCTGATGACGCACTCCGTGGAACCGCCCGCCTACCTGGGCCGCGACCGCGAGCTGCTGGCCGGGCCGCGCATGGACAACCTGCTGTCGGTGCACGCCGGCACCGCGGCCCTCGCGGCCGTCGCCTCGTCGTCGTCGCAGCCGGCCTCCATCCCGGTCCTGGCCGCCTTCGACCACGAGGAGAACGGCTCCCAGTCGGACACCGGCGCGGACGGGCCGCTCCTCGGCAACGTGCTGGAACGCTCGGTCTTCGCCCGCGGCGGCTCCTACGAGGACCGGGCCCGCGCCTTCGCCGGCACGGTCTGCCTGTCCTCCGACACGGGCCACGCCGTACACCCCAACTACGCGGAGCGGCACGACCCGACGCACCACCCGCGCGTCAACGGCGGCCCGATCCTCAAGGTCAACGTCAACAACCGCTACGCCACGGACGGTTCGGGCCGCGCGGAGTTCACGGCGGCCTGCGAGGCGGCCGACGTGCCCTTCCAGTCGTTCGTCTCCAACAACTCCATGCCCTGCGGCACCACGATCGGCCCGATCACCGCCGCGCGGCACGGCATCAGGACCGTCGACATCGGCGTGGCCATCCTGTCGATGCACAGCGTGCGCGAACTGTGCGGCGCCGACGACCCGTTCCTCCTCGCCAACGCGCTGACGGCGTTCCTCGAGAGGTAG